In one Zunongwangia endophytica genomic region, the following are encoded:
- a CDS encoding serine aminopeptidase domain-containing protein, which produces MLADALAREGIASFRMDDRGIGETTGDFEHSTIEDFVQDLEAAKSFIKSQDKIDHSFLE; this is translated from the coding sequence GTGCTTGCGGATGCTTTAGCCAGAGAAGGAATAGCTTCTTTTAGAATGGACGATCGCGGCATTGGAGAAACTACCGGAGATTTTGAGCATTCAACAATTGAAGATTTTGTCCAGGATCTTGAAGCTGCAAAGTCTTTTATAAAATCTCAGGATAAAATAGATCATTCCTTTTTGGAATAA
- a CDS encoding prolyl oligopeptidase family serine peptidase → MASIAASRNKDFEFMLSLSGVGVNGLQILDLQNSAILKSMNIEDSLVEHHMELYNFLFKTVYNLQEEDSLKLQLEQAVNNWMQDKDEDLLKSMGLANGREKNLIYRFHKEAKKDAYQYMIRYNPKDYLPKIEIPVMVLNGAEDIQVPAEENVAGFQKYLSKSTNFASKIYPNLNHMYQHCHTCIASEQSELEEVFAPEVLADITKWIHKVYQTK, encoded by the coding sequence GTGGCTTCTATTGCTGCTTCCAGAAATAAGGATTTTGAATTTATGCTGAGTCTCTCTGGCGTGGGAGTTAACGGACTACAAATTCTGGATCTACAGAACAGCGCGATACTAAAATCTATGAATATTGAAGATTCCCTGGTAGAACATCACATGGAATTGTATAATTTTTTATTTAAAACGGTTTATAATCTCCAAGAAGAGGATAGTTTAAAGCTGCAGTTAGAACAAGCGGTAAATAATTGGATGCAGGATAAAGATGAAGATTTACTAAAAAGTATGGGATTGGCCAATGGCCGTGAAAAAAATTTGATTTATAGATTTCACAAGGAAGCAAAAAAAGATGCGTATCAATACATGATTCGTTATAATCCTAAAGATTATTTGCCCAAAATTGAAATTCCTGTAATGGTTTTAAATGGAGCAGAGGATATTCAGGTGCCCGCCGAAGAAAATGTCGCTGGATTCCAGAAATATCTATCAAAATCAACTAATTTTGCATCGAAAATCTATCCAAACCTAAACCATATGTATCAACACTGTCATACCTGTATTGCTTCAGAACAAAGCGAACTTGAAGAAGTTTTCGCGCCAGAAGTTCTTGCAGATATCACTAAGTGGATACATAAAGTTTATCAAACAAAGTAA
- a CDS encoding MFS transporter, with protein sequence MHLRQASERQKQIATIITFFTIPLSGFMTDIYLPSFPSMAENLSVSEKSIQLTLTCFFLSYGFAQLFVGSLLDSLGRYKPVLFSLIALIISSLAITWTDQVWVICFWRIVQGLGTSFIVVAKRAYFVDLYDEVKRKHFLSFFTIVWSCGPIIAPFLGGYLESLFDWQANFYFLAIYAAILFFAELIFSGETIRNVKKFNLKKHQCFMP encoded by the coding sequence ATGCACCTAAGACAAGCTTCTGAAAGACAAAAACAAATTGCAACGATAATTACCTTTTTCACCATTCCACTTTCTGGGTTTATGACAGATATTTATTTGCCATCATTTCCATCGATGGCCGAGAATTTATCGGTTTCAGAAAAAAGTATTCAGCTTACGCTTACTTGCTTCTTTTTAAGCTATGGTTTTGCGCAATTGTTCGTAGGAAGTTTATTGGACAGTCTTGGGCGCTACAAACCTGTGTTATTTTCATTAATTGCTCTAATTATTAGTAGCCTTGCTATTACATGGACAGATCAGGTTTGGGTTATTTGCTTTTGGCGAATCGTACAGGGATTAGGAACATCGTTTATCGTGGTCGCAAAGCGAGCTTATTTTGTAGACCTTTATGATGAAGTAAAACGAAAACATTTTTTAAGCTTTTTTACCATCGTATGGTCTTGCGGGCCGATAATTGCTCCTTTTCTTGGTGGTTATCTGGAAAGCTTGTTTGATTGGCAGGCAAATTTTTACTTTTTAGCGATATATGCCGCAATTCTATTTTTTGCTGAATTAATTTTTAGTGGAGAAACGATTAGAAATGTCAAGAAATTTAATCTGAAAAAACATCAATGCTTTATGCCGTAA
- a CDS encoding tetratricopeptide repeat protein — protein MKKNYFLFLLLVLMLSSCDLYQSQDESFSKDAIEISDDFKLDSLDLEVRKEKLKAYLIQTSKLNDDTLKKKNYLHASYYAASIDSALFLEANSKAIAYATQLKDSLGLAGAFWDRGYFYSEIGGYRQSYDAYQEASELYLKNDKPVLGGRLLINMAILQSDIKDYVGSEVTTVRALKVLKPLDAKEYIYRCYNNLAVAYNQMNDFENSLDYHKKAYEIQQELGNNTYQKASTLNNIGVLYENMGRFDDAIKCLC, from the coding sequence TTGAAGAAGAATTATTTTTTATTTTTACTATTAGTCTTAATGCTTTCATCCTGTGATCTATACCAGTCACAGGATGAGTCCTTTTCTAAGGATGCTATCGAAATTTCAGACGATTTTAAGCTGGATTCTCTAGATTTAGAAGTTAGAAAGGAGAAACTGAAAGCATATTTAATTCAGACTTCAAAACTTAATGATGATACGCTTAAAAAGAAAAATTACCTGCATGCTTCTTATTACGCAGCTTCGATAGATTCCGCTTTATTTTTAGAAGCCAATTCCAAGGCTATAGCTTATGCAACACAACTAAAAGATAGTTTAGGGCTTGCCGGCGCTTTTTGGGATCGTGGATATTTTTATTCAGAAATTGGTGGATATCGTCAAAGTTACGATGCCTATCAAGAGGCAAGTGAACTTTATTTAAAAAACGACAAGCCAGTATTGGGAGGGAGATTGCTAATAAATATGGCGATTCTTCAATCTGATATTAAAGATTATGTGGGAAGCGAAGTAACTACGGTTAGAGCTTTAAAAGTTTTAAAGCCTTTGGATGCAAAAGAATACATTTATCGCTGTTATAATAATCTGGCGGTGGCTTACAACCAAATGAATGATTTTGAAAATTCATTAGACTACCATAAAAAAGCCTACGAGATTCAGCAGGAATTAGGCAATAATACCTACCAGAAAGCTTCAACATTAAATAATATAGGTGTGCTTTATGAAAACATGGGGCGATTTGACGATGCGATAAAATGTTTATGCTGA
- a CDS encoding histidine kinase yields MHLAEYYEGIDKNKALKYADKSRILAQRREHMQGLMESLRLQARLDKANSYAHLERYIHLKDSLEKEERAARNQFARIRYETDEFIEQNKYLNAQRKWIILGAGFLLIIVILGFVVRHQKIKNKQLKLEKQQQQSNEEIYNLLIDQQNKLEEGRQKEKKRIAAELHDGILGKIFGIRLILSSLNSKVDTESVETRSNYIAELKKLGKRFAVFLMIWMPIYSILDLDL; encoded by the coding sequence ATGCATCTTGCCGAATATTACGAAGGTATTGACAAAAATAAGGCATTAAAATATGCCGATAAAAGCAGAATATTAGCTCAGCGAAGGGAGCATATGCAAGGTTTAATGGAATCTTTAAGATTACAGGCACGATTAGATAAGGCTAACAGTTATGCGCATCTTGAGCGATATATACACTTAAAAGATAGCTTAGAAAAAGAAGAGCGAGCTGCTCGTAATCAATTCGCACGAATACGTTATGAGACCGATGAATTTATTGAGCAGAACAAATATTTGAATGCACAGCGAAAATGGATAATCTTAGGTGCAGGATTTCTGCTGATTATTGTAATACTTGGATTTGTAGTACGCCATCAAAAGATTAAAAACAAACAGTTGAAATTAGAGAAACAACAGCAACAATCTAACGAAGAAATCTACAATTTGCTTATCGACCAGCAAAACAAATTAGAGGAAGGTCGTCAAAAGGAGAAAAAACGTATTGCTGCGGAATTGCATGACGGAATACTTGGAAAAATATTCGGAATTCGGTTAATATTAAGTAGTCTGAATAGCAAAGTGGATACCGAGTCGGTGGAAACCAGATCAAATTATATTGCTGAATTGAAAAAGCTAGGGAAGAGGTTCGCAGTATTTCTCATGATTTGGATGCCAATATATTCGATTCTCGATCTGGATTTATAA
- a CDS encoding sensor histidine kinase: MDANIFDSRSGFISILNELLNEQSIIGKYEVVLNNDPNIEWDKVSSKIKINLFRVLQESTYNVTKYAQAQKVIVVFKNQDTHLFAMIKDDGTGFDIDATPKGIGLKNMKSRINNLNGKINFKSSEEGTAISIQIPINQNRKIWLTA, encoded by the coding sequence TTGGATGCCAATATATTCGATTCTCGATCTGGATTTATAAGTATTCTTAACGAGCTATTAAATGAGCAGTCTATAATAGGAAAATACGAAGTGGTTTTAAATAATGACCCTAATATCGAATGGGATAAGGTAAGTAGCAAAATTAAAATTAACTTGTTTAGAGTTCTGCAAGAGTCTACTTATAACGTAACGAAATATGCCCAGGCTCAAAAAGTTATTGTAGTCTTCAAAAATCAGGATACGCATCTTTTTGCAATGATCAAAGACGACGGAACAGGCTTTGACATTGATGCGACACCAAAAGGTATAGGATTAAAAAATATGAAATCCAGAATTAATAATCTAAATGGTAAAATAAACTTTAAGTCTAGTGAAGAAGGCACAGCGATAAGTATACAGATACCTATTAATCAAAATCGTAAAATATGGCTAACCGCTTAA
- a CDS encoding response regulator: MANRLKVLIVDDHPIIIEGYKSTLQSCKHEILVQTANDVDTALLQVRNAEQFFDIIILDIKIPASKDGRIISGEDLGMKFREITPHSKLVVLTMFNEKYRLQNILKSINPEAFMIKSDVGSTELCAAILSINNGIPFYSKTVRELFRSQMTRDITLDENDRKILYYLSKGTKTKNLVDYIPLSLAAIEKRKRNIRKLFEIEELGDKLILDKAEEYGFL, translated from the coding sequence ATGGCTAACCGCTTAAAAGTGTTGATTGTAGATGATCACCCGATAATTATAGAAGGTTATAAAAGCACGTTGCAATCCTGTAAGCACGAGATTCTCGTGCAGACCGCCAACGATGTGGATACTGCTTTATTACAAGTGCGTAATGCCGAACAATTTTTCGATATTATCATATTGGATATTAAAATCCCTGCATCCAAGGATGGTAGAATAATTTCTGGGGAAGATTTGGGGATGAAATTTCGCGAAATCACACCACATTCTAAGTTGGTTGTGCTTACGATGTTCAATGAGAAATATAGACTTCAGAATATTCTAAAAAGCATAAATCCTGAGGCTTTCATGATCAAAAGCGATGTAGGTTCTACAGAACTGTGCGCAGCAATTCTATCGATAAACAACGGTATTCCTTTTTACAGTAAGACGGTACGCGAATTGTTTAGAAGCCAAATGACACGAGATATTACCTTAGATGAAAACGATAGGAAAATCTTATATTATCTTTCTAAAGGAACCAAAACAAAAAATCTGGTCGATTATATTCCGCTTTCCTTAGCTGCTATTGAAAAGCGAAAAAGAAATATTAGGAAGCTTTTTGAAATAGAAGAATTAGGGGATAAATTAATTTTGGACAAAGCAGAAGAATATGGTTTTCTTTAA
- a CDS encoding SsrA-binding protein: MKKKLFTSLAKLNKKILPSYSKKQLDLANASKLQMAIIGWKTWVTKNSLD; this comes from the coding sequence ATGAAAAAGAAGCTGTTTACATCATTAGCGAAATTGAATAAAAAAATACTGCCAAGTTATTCTAAGAAGCAATTAGACCTGGCTAATGCTAGTAAATTACAAATGGCTATTATTGGTTGGAAAACGTGGGTTACTAAAAATTCTTTAGATTAA
- a CDS encoding M56 family metallopeptidase yields the protein MRTTKDIKPFSFFNNIVYNPKKHQQKDLKLILKHEQIHARQWHSLDVIFISILCVVFWFNPFIWLYKKVIVQNLEFLADQDAVATIASKKEYQKALVMASVGMQPAMTNQFYQSFIKKRIIMLNKSKKKNTSWKTILVIPFLCLFLYSFNLKKESVVLNSSKGNRSQYTDTVDNPEITGIGSYTETEKNNTYKSPKRSISLEDLGENALYILDNQNYKRDELEGKTIVYKSIQVIAPETAVKQFGEKGKDGVVKLSKTEFIEDFQTYLKDIDKKQEAIQLKFLKFLDKKTPSIITLNKEKSTEKTVEESSKDKERSTINGKGKVATTSSNILNDTLYILNGVPQKSNAFLNDIEKNDIENITYLEGKKARALYGSRVSKYGVKLYTTKVQDNSLIIKNQKQADSSHIIILRNNHLIDGKPLLVINGKVEEQKTLENIKPNDIIFINVLKDKKASEKYKNDRAVNGVIEVYTKTFKGKLPQKSTTFVYTIHPNETDAAIQNIIKAIQETYDIEINIKKLKRDDSGILTNVKIKARHKGASFWNVTYSASSSDSIDEFYMIMDTEKDDFKITSEKPKKK from the coding sequence GTGAGAACGACTAAGGATATTAAACCCTTTTCATTCTTTAATAATATCGTTTACAATCCTAAAAAACATCAACAAAAAGACCTAAAATTAATCCTGAAGCATGAGCAAATCCATGCAAGACAGTGGCATTCTTTGGATGTGATCTTCATTTCTATACTCTGTGTGGTATTTTGGTTTAATCCGTTTATCTGGTTATACAAAAAAGTTATCGTCCAAAACTTAGAATTTCTAGCCGATCAAGATGCAGTAGCTACAATAGCCAGCAAAAAAGAATACCAAAAAGCGCTAGTTATGGCAAGTGTTGGTATGCAGCCGGCCATGACTAATCAGTTTTATCAATCATTCATCAAAAAACGTATTATTATGCTTAACAAATCGAAAAAGAAAAACACCTCGTGGAAGACTATTTTAGTAATTCCATTTTTATGCCTATTCCTTTATAGTTTCAATTTAAAGAAAGAAAGTGTAGTGCTCAACTCTTCAAAGGGAAATAGATCTCAGTATACTGATACCGTAGATAATCCTGAAATCACGGGAATTGGAAGTTATACTGAAACTGAAAAAAATAACACTTACAAATCACCAAAACGATCAATTTCACTTGAGGATTTAGGTGAAAATGCCTTATATATTTTGGACAACCAAAATTATAAAAGAGATGAACTTGAAGGTAAAACTATAGTTTATAAATCTATCCAAGTGATAGCACCCGAAACTGCAGTAAAACAATTTGGTGAAAAAGGAAAAGATGGCGTAGTTAAACTTTCTAAAACCGAATTTATTGAAGATTTTCAAACCTATTTAAAAGATATAGATAAAAAACAGGAAGCAATCCAACTTAAGTTTTTGAAATTCTTAGATAAGAAAACACCTTCTATTATTACTCTAAATAAAGAAAAAAGTACTGAGAAGACGGTTGAAGAAAGTTCGAAAGATAAAGAGCGTAGTACGATTAATGGCAAAGGTAAAGTAGCGACTACTTCTTCTAATATTTTAAATGATACTCTTTATATTCTGAATGGAGTTCCACAGAAGAGCAATGCTTTTCTTAATGATATTGAGAAAAATGACATAGAAAACATCACTTATCTTGAAGGTAAGAAAGCTAGGGCTCTTTACGGAAGCCGAGTTTCTAAATACGGTGTTAAACTCTATACCACAAAAGTTCAGGATAATTCACTGATTATAAAAAATCAAAAACAAGCAGATTCTAGCCATATTATAATCTTAAGAAATAATCACTTAATTGATGGAAAACCATTATTGGTTATTAACGGAAAAGTTGAAGAGCAAAAAACTCTTGAAAACATCAAGCCAAATGATATCATTTTTATTAATGTTTTGAAAGATAAAAAAGCCTCAGAAAAGTATAAAAATGATCGTGCAGTTAATGGTGTTATTGAAGTTTACACTAAAACCTTTAAAGGTAAATTACCTCAAAAATCAACAACTTTCGTATATACTATTCATCCTAATGAAACAGATGCCGCCATTCAGAATATCATCAAAGCTATCCAAGAGACCTATGATATTGAAATTAATATTAAAAAATTGAAGCGTGATGATTCAGGAATTCTTACTAATGTAAAAATCAAAGCCAGACATAAAGGTGCTTCTTTTTGGAATGTGACGTATAGCGCTTCCAGTAGTGATTCGATTGATGAGTTTTATATGATAATGGATACTGAAAAAGACGATTTCAAGATTACGAGTGAGAAACCTAAAAAGAAATAA
- a CDS encoding carboxypeptidase-like regulatory domain-containing protein → MKRLLLLAILFSFHIQAQEVYTGRVLNAKDSTAVQSVSIYFDGTSLGTVSNTKGYFKIENSSSNISPLIFRSIGFKTRTVPNISVFKDKNYPIVFLEESMDELGTVVLETDPWSRKRKLNYFRREFLGHTTAALKCKILNEDAIKLNIPLHKTNSLRMRKNR, encoded by the coding sequence ATGAAACGACTTTTACTCTTAGCTATTTTATTTTCATTTCATATTCAGGCTCAGGAAGTGTATACTGGAAGAGTTCTAAATGCAAAAGATTCAACAGCTGTTCAGTCGGTTTCAATTTATTTTGACGGTACCAGTCTTGGTACTGTTAGCAATACGAAAGGTTACTTCAAAATCGAGAATTCATCTTCTAACATTTCACCATTAATTTTTAGATCCATCGGATTTAAAACAAGGACAGTACCTAATATTTCAGTTTTCAAGGATAAAAATTATCCAATTGTTTTTCTTGAAGAAAGTATGGATGAGCTGGGCACGGTAGTCCTGGAAACCGATCCCTGGTCTCGCAAAAGAAAACTTAATTACTTCCGCAGAGAATTTTTGGGGCATACAACTGCTGCGTTAAAATGTAAAATATTGAATGAAGATGCGATTAAACTTAATATACCCCTTCACAAAACGAACTCATTGCGTATGCGAAAGAACCGCTAA